From a region of the Paenibacillus sp. FSL R10-2734 genome:
- a CDS encoding lipopolysaccharide biosynthesis protein, giving the protein MNGNSLNGKIISATKWSSITEVVSKLVTPITQMILARMIAPEEFGIIATVTMVVSFVDMFTDAGFQKYLIQHQFKDEEEKHRFANVAFLTNLAISLLLWTLIIIFSNEVAILVGNAGLGNVIAIACIQLPITAFSSIQMALYKRDFNFRILFKVRMVTILIPLLVSIPLALLGFSFWSLIIGTITMQFLNSIILTISSNWKPTLYFEKNVLKEMLSFSLWSLMESVSIWLTTWIDVFIIGSLVSQYYLGIYKNSLSIVNALMALVTSSIIPVLFSVLSRLQNDDKQFLEVFLKVQKIVAILIIPLGTVVYLYSDFITLVLLGENWIEAKDIIGNWALTSAIMVVLSNLCSEVYRAKGRPKLSLFAQLSHLIVLIPVCLISSHYGFWTLVYTRSWVRLELVIVNMFLMRLVIGIPVLKILKNVGPPIVSALFMGIFKFFIEGLFFGFAGIIISILFCFLVYFVILILFPSVRSDFKIYLKLLKVRLHH; this is encoded by the coding sequence TTGAATGGAAATTCTTTAAATGGAAAAATAATTTCTGCTACTAAATGGTCCTCGATTACAGAGGTTGTTTCAAAACTGGTAACACCTATTACTCAAATGATTCTTGCAAGAATGATAGCTCCTGAAGAGTTTGGGATAATAGCAACTGTGACCATGGTTGTAAGTTTTGTCGATATGTTCACAGATGCAGGATTTCAGAAGTATTTAATCCAACATCAATTTAAAGATGAGGAAGAAAAACATAGGTTTGCTAACGTTGCTTTTCTAACAAATCTTGCTATTTCCTTATTGTTATGGACGTTAATAATTATTTTTAGCAATGAAGTTGCCATTCTTGTTGGAAATGCGGGTTTAGGAAATGTGATTGCTATTGCTTGTATTCAACTTCCCATTACAGCTTTCTCAAGTATTCAAATGGCTCTATATAAGCGCGACTTTAATTTTCGTATATTATTTAAAGTTCGAATGGTCACTATTCTAATACCATTATTAGTGAGCATACCATTAGCATTGTTAGGTTTCAGTTTCTGGTCTTTAATAATTGGAACAATTACAATGCAATTTCTTAATTCTATAATATTGACAATAAGTTCTAACTGGAAACCTACGTTATATTTTGAAAAGAATGTTCTAAAAGAAATGTTATCCTTCAGTTTATGGTCTTTAATGGAATCTGTGTCTATTTGGTTAACGACTTGGATTGATGTTTTTATTATTGGAAGTTTAGTAAGTCAATACTATCTAGGCATTTATAAAAATTCTCTTTCTATAGTAAACGCCTTAATGGCTTTAGTTACATCTTCAATTATACCAGTTTTATTTTCTGTTTTATCAAGACTACAGAATGATGATAAGCAATTTCTTGAGGTTTTTCTTAAGGTACAAAAAATAGTGGCGATTTTAATAATACCATTAGGTACAGTTGTATATCTTTATAGTGATTTTATTACTTTAGTTCTTTTAGGGGAAAATTGGATTGAAGCTAAAGATATCATTGGAAACTGGGCTTTGACAAGTGCCATTATGGTTGTATTGAGTAACCTTTGCAGCGAAGTTTACCGTGCTAAAGGTAGACCTAAATTATCTCTATTTGCACAACTTTCTCATCTGATAGTATTAATCCCTGTGTGTCTAATTAGTTCGCATTATGGTTTTTGGACACTTGTATATACTCGCTCTTGGGTAAGACTAGAGTTAGTTATCGTTAATATGTTCTTGATGAGATTAGTGATTGGAATCCCAGTGTTGAAGATTTTGAAAAATGTGGGTCCACCTATAGTTTCCGCTTTATTTATGGGTATTTTTAAATTTTTTATTGAGGGACTATTCTTTGGCTTTGCAGGAATAATCATAAGTATTTTATTTTGTTTTTTAGTATACTTTGTGATCCTAATCCTTTTTCCTTCGGTAAGATCTGACTTTAAGATATATTTAAAATTACTAAAAGTTAGATTACATCATTGA
- a CDS encoding EpsG family protein has product MNFIETLNQNWGTALLFWMFFVFSIMLAHLYQYIFYKSDTGSRNQSLIIKWIFLLVVIAGPAILIGVRRFDVGADTSNNWIAYMNLGVVDSIKISFFTTGIDKPLFFLIHYTVFLVFNGTPTIFFTIISFLTLFILVLALDKWKDKLSISFALFVYYSFFGMQLLNQSRQMLALSILFYALYSLSEKKILKYILIISIAGMIHFTAFVGILFLLFNFKRTKHYLGKNYLFYFILLGATFFMEPILKITSKIIPGKYSAYINFHSSSDIGLGLALNVLPVIIPILLFRGYIVANNYQYLKRIAFLTLPFRLAGYISYFVMRMYYYGAIPIVILFPMIIKSIESRRGSVLAFIFFVVLCCVYYIVNYMFVNSAYLFPYHSVFD; this is encoded by the coding sequence ATGAATTTTATTGAAACTTTAAATCAAAACTGGGGGACTGCACTACTATTCTGGATGTTCTTTGTATTTTCAATTATGTTAGCGCATCTTTATCAATACATATTTTATAAATCAGATACAGGTAGTCGAAACCAATCATTAATTATTAAATGGATTTTTTTACTGGTTGTTATTGCGGGGCCTGCAATACTTATCGGAGTTAGGAGGTTTGATGTAGGAGCAGATACTTCAAATAACTGGATCGCATATATGAATTTGGGTGTTGTAGACTCTATAAAAATAAGTTTCTTCACAACTGGTATAGATAAACCGCTGTTTTTCTTGATCCATTATACTGTATTTCTTGTATTTAATGGTACACCAACAATATTCTTTACTATCATCTCCTTTCTAACATTATTTATATTAGTTTTAGCCTTAGATAAGTGGAAGGACAAACTTTCGATATCATTTGCATTGTTTGTTTATTATAGTTTTTTTGGAATGCAATTATTGAATCAATCAAGACAAATGCTTGCTCTTTCTATATTATTTTATGCATTATATTCATTGTCTGAAAAAAAAATACTGAAATATATTTTAATTATTAGTATTGCTGGTATGATTCATTTTACTGCCTTTGTTGGAATTTTATTTTTATTATTTAATTTTAAAAGAACTAAACATTATTTAGGTAAAAATTATTTGTTCTATTTTATTTTACTTGGAGCTACTTTTTTTATGGAACCTATTCTAAAAATCACTTCAAAAATTATACCTGGTAAATATAGTGCTTATATTAATTTCCATTCTAGTAGTGACATCGGTCTAGGTCTGGCTTTAAATGTTTTACCCGTAATTATTCCTATACTTTTGTTTAGAGGCTATATTGTTGCCAACAACTATCAGTATCTGAAGCGAATTGCTTTTCTAACTCTTCCTTTTAGATTGGCAGGGTACATATCATACTTTGTTATGAGAATGTACTATTATGGAGCTATTCCAATTGTAATTCTTTTTCCTATGATAATTAAAAGTATCGAGTCAAGAAGAGGCAGCGTATTAGCTTTTATATTTTTTGTTGTTTTGTGTTGTGTATATTATATAGTAAATTATATGTTCGTAAATTCCGCATATTTATTTCCATATCATAGTGTGTTTGATTAA
- a CDS encoding glycosyltransferase: MSVLFCHDGPLRKDLNNQYYGIAHTDEMFSRYKVVSDYIKVLIRAKKITSSEEKKLSKITLDNLSIVETPSIASTKGLLLNRKVLKDIIHNQVKDSSFVIARLPSHNGNFAVDSAIKLNKPYLIELVACPWDSLWNHSLKGKLIAPIMSYQTKSKVKRASHVVYVTESFLQHRYPTLGKSINCSNVTLTEFDDRTLQNRLNKIKRINNNEKVVIGTAAAVDVKYKGQQYIIEALGKLKKEGIQHFYYEIVGDGDQQYLKSIAQKNDVTENVSFLGAIPHAMINNWLDNLDIYVQPSRQEGLPRSLIEAMSRGLPSFGARTGGIPELLDENFIFSNSSNNIDEICTILNSFDNNSMKKQAEFNYDRSKNYDKKTIDEKRKRFFIQSLNDLL; this comes from the coding sequence ATGAGTGTATTATTTTGTCATGATGGGCCATTAAGAAAGGATCTTAACAATCAATACTATGGTATAGCTCATACAGATGAAATGTTTTCTCGCTACAAAGTTGTTAGCGATTATATTAAAGTACTAATTAGAGCAAAAAAGATAACGTCAAGTGAAGAAAAGAAGTTATCAAAAATAACTTTGGATAACTTGTCTATTGTGGAGACCCCCAGCATCGCCTCAACAAAAGGGCTTTTGTTGAATAGAAAGGTGTTAAAAGATATTATCCATAACCAGGTTAAGGATTCGAGTTTCGTAATAGCACGCTTACCTAGTCATAATGGAAACTTTGCTGTTGACAGTGCCATCAAACTGAACAAACCATACTTGATCGAGTTAGTTGCTTGCCCATGGGATTCCCTATGGAATCACAGTTTAAAAGGCAAGCTAATTGCTCCAATTATGTCATACCAGACTAAATCAAAAGTTAAGAGAGCTTCCCATGTTGTATACGTAACAGAATCTTTTTTGCAACATCGATACCCTACTTTGGGGAAATCTATTAATTGTTCCAATGTTACTTTGACTGAGTTTGACGATAGAACTCTTCAAAATAGACTTAATAAAATTAAAAGGATTAATAATAATGAGAAAGTAGTAATAGGAACGGCTGCGGCTGTAGATGTAAAGTACAAGGGACAACAATATATAATAGAAGCACTAGGTAAGCTAAAAAAGGAAGGCATACAACATTTTTATTATGAAATTGTTGGAGACGGTGATCAACAATATTTAAAAAGTATAGCCCAAAAAAATGATGTTACAGAAAATGTGTCATTTTTAGGTGCGATTCCCCACGCTATGATTAATAACTGGCTTGATAATCTTGATATTTACGTTCAACCTAGCAGGCAAGAAGGTCTGCCAAGATCTTTAATTGAAGCGATGAGTAGAGGATTGCCTAGTTTTGGAGCTAGGACTGGAGGAATCCCAGAATTGCTAGATGAGAATTTTATTTTTAGCAATTCTTCAAATAATATCGATGAAATATGTACTATTCTAAATTCTTTTGATAATAATTCTATGAAAAAACAAGCAGAGTTTAATTATGATAGATCTAAGAATTATGATAAAAAAACTATTGATGAAAAAAGGAAAAGGTTTTTTATACAGTCTCTAAACGACCTATTATAA
- a CDS encoding YdcF family protein codes for MKSNTNKLKKKRKRLNLMCVIFLLIFFFFFSAGRFLTLTQLPKQADAIIVLSGGQGRVEKGVELYKAGYAPYIILSNAKESTSSSGDMLQTALNLGIPQDAIYTENAAESTYQNAEFTLPIMKEHNFKSAIVVSSDFHMRRVKLLFDREYKKSDIELTFVGSSSGYNAKSWWSNRKSRETTFNEYIKMIGNTFGYNGPEAKSTLDQIKNWFR; via the coding sequence ATGAAGAGCAATACAAATAAATTGAAGAAGAAAAGAAAAAGACTTAATTTGATGTGTGTAATTTTTCTATTGATTTTCTTTTTCTTCTTCTCAGCTGGTCGTTTTCTAACCCTAACCCAACTACCTAAGCAAGCAGATGCCATCATCGTACTTAGCGGAGGCCAAGGTCGAGTAGAAAAGGGAGTCGAGTTATATAAAGCTGGCTACGCTCCATATATAATTCTCTCCAATGCCAAAGAGTCAACGAGTTCATCAGGTGATATGCTCCAAACCGCCCTTAATCTCGGTATACCGCAGGACGCTATCTATACCGAAAACGCGGCTGAAAGCACTTATCAGAATGCCGAGTTCACACTCCCTATAATGAAGGAACACAATTTTAAATCTGCGATTGTCGTTTCCTCGGATTTTCACATGCGGCGGGTAAAGCTTCTTTTTGATCGTGAGTACAAAAAATCAGATATTGAGCTTACGTTTGTAGGGTCTTCCTCAGGATATAACGCTAAGAGCTGGTGGAGCAACCGAAAGAGTCGTGAAACTACCTTCAATGAGTATATTAAAATGATCGGCAACACCTTTGGTTACAATGGACCTGAGGCAAAAAGTACGCTTGATCAAATAAAGAACTGGTTTCGCTAG
- a CDS encoding SDR family NAD(P)-dependent oxidoreductase, with protein MNDIPVDDDTKTYLITGAAGFIGFYLSKRLLEQGNRVIGVDNINDYYDINLKHFRLEQLHLFNRFEFIKADISDKDMITKVFEEYKPNIVVNLAAQAGVRYSIENPDVYIQSNIVGFFNILEACRNYPVDHLVYASSSSVYGSNKKVPFEESDVVDHPESLYAATKKSNELMAHTYSHLYKIPATGLRFFTVYGPMGRPDMAYFGFTQKYFAGESIKIFNNGDFKNDLYRDFTYVDDIVEGIERLLNKAPTETVPHKVFNIGNNSPEKLMVFIETLEKCLSKATGREVIFNKKFEPIKLGDVPATYASTDLLEQAVGFKPRTSIEEGLQKFADWYVEYYDVR; from the coding sequence TTGAACGATATACCAGTAGATGATGACACTAAAACATATTTAATTACCGGAGCAGCAGGCTTTATTGGATTTTATTTATCCAAAAGATTATTGGAGCAAGGCAATAGGGTGATCGGTGTTGATAATATTAATGATTACTATGATATTAATCTTAAGCACTTTCGCTTAGAGCAACTTCATTTATTTAACCGATTTGAATTTATTAAAGCTGATATTTCAGATAAAGATATGATTACAAAGGTCTTTGAAGAATACAAACCGAACATAGTTGTGAATCTAGCAGCACAAGCAGGGGTACGTTACTCCATAGAGAATCCCGATGTGTATATTCAAAGCAATATTGTAGGTTTCTTTAACATTCTTGAAGCTTGTAGAAATTATCCAGTTGACCATCTTGTATATGCATCATCTAGCTCAGTTTATGGGTCTAATAAAAAGGTTCCTTTTGAAGAATCAGATGTTGTAGATCATCCGGAATCGCTTTATGCTGCTACGAAAAAGTCGAATGAACTAATGGCGCATACTTATAGTCATCTTTATAAGATACCGGCTACTGGTCTACGCTTTTTTACAGTTTACGGTCCAATGGGGCGTCCAGATATGGCTTATTTCGGATTTACCCAGAAATATTTTGCTGGTGAATCAATTAAAATATTTAATAATGGTGATTTTAAAAACGATCTTTATCGAGATTTTACTTATGTAGATGACATTGTAGAGGGTATCGAGAGGCTTCTAAATAAAGCACCGACAGAAACAGTTCCTCATAAGGTTTTTAATATAGGAAATAACAGCCCTGAAAAGTTAATGGTATTTATTGAAACTTTAGAAAAATGTTTAAGCAAAGCTACTGGTAGAGAAGTGATATTTAATAAAAAATTTGAACCCATTAAACTAGGGGATGTACCAGCAACTTATGCATCTACAGATTTATTAGAACAAGCTGTAGGGTTCAAACCAAGAACTTCCATAGAGGAAGGCTTACAGAAATTCGCAGATTGGTACGTGGAATACTATGATGTAAGATGA
- a CDS encoding UDP-glucose/GDP-mannose dehydrogenase family protein, protein MKIAVAGTGYVGLVAGVCFAEVGHHVTCVDIDENKVSLMKSGVSPIYEADLEELMQKNYAAGRLDYTTDYKSTYREADAIFIGVGTPEQPDGSANLSYIATVARQIAETIEKDCLVVVKSTVPVGTNDKVQQFIHDFLPREGEVITGNGNGVGKTIRVEVASNPEFLAQGTAVRDTLQAARIIIGTESKWAEDILIQIYEPFNIPIVAVKRRSAEMIKYASNDFLALKISYMNDIANLCELVGADIEDVSRGMSFDERIGSKFLNAGIGYGGSCFPKDTKALEYLARQNGYELRTVKAAIDVNTSQKTILFKKASKRLITFNGLKVAVLGLTFKPGTDDLREAASLENIPMLLDQGAEIHAFDPVGKINFSKEYPEGRNSKGSIKYVDSIEEALESANVCFVFTEWGEIKAIKPETYKELMRTPLVYDGRNLYGVKNMQAAGVEYYSIGR, encoded by the coding sequence ATGAAAATCGCTGTAGCCGGCACAGGTTACGTAGGCCTCGTAGCAGGTGTATGTTTTGCAGAGGTAGGCCATCACGTAACATGTGTTGATATCGATGAGAATAAAGTTAGTTTGATGAAATCGGGTGTTTCTCCGATCTATGAAGCCGATTTAGAAGAGCTTATGCAGAAGAATTATGCAGCAGGTAGACTTGATTATACTACTGATTATAAATCAACATATCGAGAAGCAGATGCAATATTTATAGGCGTGGGGACACCAGAACAACCTGATGGTTCTGCTAATCTTTCATACATAGCTACAGTAGCAAGACAAATAGCTGAAACTATAGAGAAAGATTGTCTTGTTGTTGTAAAATCAACAGTTCCTGTCGGTACGAATGATAAGGTACAACAGTTTATACATGATTTTCTACCTCGCGAAGGAGAGGTCATTACTGGTAACGGTAATGGAGTGGGTAAGACAATAAGAGTAGAAGTAGCATCTAATCCTGAGTTTCTAGCGCAAGGGACAGCTGTTAGAGATACGCTGCAAGCTGCAAGAATTATAATTGGCACAGAAAGCAAATGGGCTGAAGATATATTGATACAAATCTATGAGCCATTCAATATTCCAATTGTCGCTGTTAAAAGAAGATCCGCAGAAATGATAAAATATGCATCAAATGATTTCCTTGCTCTCAAGATATCTTATATGAATGATATTGCCAATCTTTGCGAATTGGTAGGAGCAGATATAGAAGATGTATCTAGAGGGATGTCCTTTGACGAACGAATCGGTAGTAAGTTCTTAAACGCTGGTATTGGTTATGGAGGAAGTTGCTTTCCTAAAGATACAAAGGCACTAGAATATTTAGCAAGACAAAATGGTTATGAACTTAGGACAGTCAAAGCTGCTATTGATGTAAATACTAGTCAAAAGACGATTCTTTTTAAGAAAGCATCAAAAAGACTTATCACCTTTAACGGTCTAAAAGTTGCAGTGCTAGGCCTGACATTTAAGCCTGGAACTGATGATCTTAGAGAAGCAGCTTCCCTTGAAAATATACCAATGTTACTAGATCAGGGCGCAGAAATTCATGCCTTTGATCCTGTAGGAAAAATCAATTTTTCTAAGGAGTATCCAGAAGGTCGAAATAGTAAGGGAAGCATCAAATATGTCGACAGTATAGAAGAAGCTCTTGAAAGTGCAAATGTTTGCTTTGTATTCACAGAGTGGGGAGAGATTAAGGCTATAAAACCTGAAACATATAAAGAGTTAATGAGAACACCGTTAGTTTACGATGGCAGAAATTTATATGGGGTTAAAAATATGCAAGCGGCTGGCGTGGAGTATTATTCTATCGGAAGATAA
- a CDS encoding glycosyltransferase, whose translation MEEVKKVAIFVGSLARGGAERVSVLLAEYFKKKGIEVCIITLDIHSNEYTISTGIRRVILNEEKGKKKWYYVVKKVKTILSELKPNAVLVMGVPLCIYIVPALIGTKIQLIVSERNDPSNFKGKKIIGLLSKKLMSFASGFIFQTEGAKKQYPQRIQQRSVVISNPIDITVFPRKTNEIKKKKIVSVGRLVPQKNHEMLVNVFSKISEDYPEYSLIIYGEGRERNSLQKLIDVHDLSSKVILAGVKEDVLRQINDAELFVMSSNFEGLPNALIEAMALGIPVISTNCPSGGPASLIKDGYNGLLVPVGDEYEMERAIRLLLNDKGYSSNMGKNAYYIRRLLDIDVIGSQWIDYIEKIHAN comes from the coding sequence ATGGAAGAAGTCAAGAAAGTAGCTATATTTGTTGGATCATTAGCACGTGGTGGTGCTGAGAGAGTCTCTGTTTTATTAGCAGAATATTTCAAAAAAAAAGGAATTGAAGTATGTATAATAACATTGGATATTCATTCTAATGAATACACTATTAGTACAGGGATACGACGAGTTATATTAAATGAAGAAAAAGGGAAGAAGAAATGGTATTATGTAGTGAAAAAAGTCAAGACAATTCTGTCTGAGTTGAAACCCAATGCCGTCTTAGTAATGGGCGTACCACTATGTATATACATAGTACCTGCTTTAATAGGAACAAAGATCCAATTAATAGTTTCCGAAAGAAATGATCCATCAAACTTTAAAGGAAAAAAAATTATTGGTTTATTATCGAAAAAATTAATGAGTTTTGCTTCGGGCTTTATTTTTCAGACAGAAGGGGCCAAGAAACAATATCCTCAAAGGATTCAGCAAAGATCCGTAGTAATATCAAACCCAATTGATATTACTGTGTTTCCAAGAAAAACAAATGAAATTAAAAAGAAAAAAATAGTATCAGTAGGTAGATTAGTTCCTCAAAAAAACCATGAAATGTTAGTTAATGTTTTTTCTAAAATCTCAGAAGATTATCCGGAATATTCGTTGATAATTTACGGTGAAGGTAGAGAACGTAATTCATTGCAAAAATTAATTGACGTCCATGATTTGTCTAGTAAGGTAATACTTGCAGGGGTTAAGGAGGATGTCCTCAGACAAATAAATGATGCAGAACTTTTTGTCATGTCCTCAAATTTTGAAGGCTTACCTAATGCTTTGATTGAGGCTATGGCTCTTGGTATTCCAGTAATATCAACTAACTGTCCTTCAGGAGGGCCGGCTTCATTAATTAAAGATGGCTATAATGGTCTATTAGTTCCTGTAGGAGACGAATATGAAATGGAAAGGGCTATTCGTTTGTTGTTAAATGACAAAGGCTATTCTTCAAATATGGGGAAGAATGCTTATTATATACGTAGATTATTAGATATTGATGTAATTGGTTCACAATGGATTGATTATATTGAAAAAATTCATGCTAATTAA
- a CDS encoding ATP-grasp fold amidoligase family protein has translation MDYKKILKNKELRINILHCLRFVPDALMIKIQYRIKMDRKLNLRNPKRYSEKIQWYKLNYRTPLMTQCADKYSVRDYIRSKGLNSILTEMYAVYDRVHEINIESLPEKFVMKTTNGSGTNIFCKDKTKLSLEDTNKLLTEWIKRDNFSSGREWSYKHIVPRIIVEEYLEDRTNQFDGINDYKFLCFNGKAEYIVLDVDRQVDHKRNIYDKNWMYIDVSTDHDNFGDCVPKPDGLDEMLRVANILAVDFPCVRVDLYWVNDKVYFGEMTFYPWTGYVNFSPDEFDFTLGSHFQLIRH, from the coding sequence TTGGATTATAAAAAAATTTTAAAAAACAAAGAACTTCGAATTAATATCCTACATTGCTTAAGATTTGTACCGGATGCATTGATGATAAAAATTCAATATAGAATCAAAATGGATAGAAAACTCAATCTAAGAAATCCAAAGCGTTATTCTGAGAAAATTCAGTGGTACAAGTTAAATTATCGAACACCTCTCATGACACAGTGTGCAGATAAATACAGTGTTAGAGATTATATTAGGTCAAAGGGATTAAATAGCATTCTTACAGAAATGTATGCAGTTTATGATAGGGTACATGAGATAAATATTGAATCTTTACCGGAAAAGTTTGTGATGAAAACTACAAATGGAAGTGGGACTAATATTTTTTGCAAAGATAAAACAAAGTTATCTCTTGAAGACACAAACAAGTTACTCACTGAATGGATAAAAAGAGATAATTTCTCTTCCGGCCGAGAATGGTCTTATAAACATATAGTTCCACGAATCATAGTCGAAGAATATTTAGAAGATAGAACTAATCAGTTTGATGGAATTAATGATTATAAATTTTTATGTTTTAATGGAAAAGCAGAGTACATTGTACTCGACGTTGATCGACAAGTTGATCATAAAAGAAATATTTACGATAAGAATTGGATGTATATAGATGTTAGCACAGATCATGATAATTTTGGGGATTGCGTTCCGAAACCAGATGGTTTAGATGAGATGCTAAGAGTGGCTAATATACTTGCAGTAGATTTCCCTTGTGTCCGTGTGGATTTATATTGGGTGAATGATAAAGTATATTTTGGAGAGATGACCTTTTATCCGTGGACAGGATATGTAAACTTTTCTCCTGATGAATTTGATTTCACGTTAGGCTCTCACTTTCAACTAATTCGTCATTAA
- a CDS encoding serine acetyltransferase, producing the protein MNIKERKEFIHSKTDLKEFLSIEKQNYGIKSNWTHLICISEKSYLWKHNVLLRKTEYYVNNNKKIRSLIYKVLLYRYQNKHHIHIPINVFDRGLRLMHLGPILVNRKVVGGKNIALHINTSLVAGGTDDEAPTLEDGVVIGVGAVVLGSVRLARNIAVGANAVVNKSFAEENITIAGVPAKMVSTSGRLGWNKKRGK; encoded by the coding sequence GTGAATATAAAAGAGAGAAAAGAATTTATTCATTCTAAGACTGATTTGAAAGAATTTCTAAGTATTGAGAAACAGAATTATGGAATCAAAAGCAACTGGACTCATTTAATATGTATTAGTGAAAAATCCTATCTTTGGAAGCACAACGTTCTTTTAAGGAAGACTGAGTATTACGTTAACAATAACAAAAAAATTAGAAGTCTAATATATAAAGTCTTACTCTATAGGTACCAAAACAAGCATCATATTCATATTCCAATAAATGTTTTTGATCGAGGTCTTAGATTAATGCATTTAGGGCCAATTTTAGTAAATAGGAAGGTTGTAGGAGGCAAGAATATTGCGCTTCATATTAATACAAGTTTGGTAGCAGGGGGCACTGATGACGAAGCGCCGACCTTGGAAGATGGAGTTGTTATTGGGGTTGGGGCTGTGGTATTAGGTTCAGTTAGATTAGCGCGTAATATTGCAGTTGGAGCTAATGCAGTAGTAAATAAATCGTTTGCAGAAGAAAATATAACTATTGCTGGTGTACCAGCAAAAATGGTTAGTACTAGTGGCCGTTTAGGCTGGAACAAAAAACGGGGAAAGTAG
- a CDS encoding ATP-grasp fold amidoligase family protein, whose product MNNVRNMFKKILMKSDLTATIYKKTREMYLEHYLSDIKLIQKKYKRKLGRTLNISEPLLFNDKLQWLKLYWYNPLAKVCADKFEVRKYIKDTIGEKYLNEIYGVYESVEDINLDKLPDSFVLKATHGSGFNLICRDKNKMNWDQEFKKMRGWLQENYYLYNREWVYKDLKPRIVCEKLLEQGERGELQDFRFFCFSGEPKFISVDFNITDKKKTRRNLYDLDWNLMSQEISYPKELNIQVEKPIHLDEMINLSKILSHDFPHARVDFYYTKGRVLFGEITFFHQSGMGIIKPEQFELKMGEWLALPQRNV is encoded by the coding sequence ATGAATAATGTGAGAAATATGTTTAAAAAAATATTAATGAAGAGTGATTTAACTGCTACTATTTATAAAAAAACTAGAGAAATGTATTTAGAACATTATTTGAGCGATATTAAATTAATTCAAAAAAAATACAAACGAAAGCTTGGAAGAACATTAAATATATCGGAACCTTTACTTTTTAATGATAAACTTCAATGGCTCAAACTATATTGGTATAATCCTTTAGCGAAAGTTTGTGCTGATAAATTTGAAGTGAGAAAATATATAAAGGATACAATTGGAGAGAAGTATTTAAATGAAATATATGGAGTATATGAATCTGTTGAAGATATCAATTTAGATAAACTACCGGATTCCTTTGTATTAAAAGCCACTCATGGATCTGGCTTTAATTTAATTTGCAGAGACAAAAATAAAATGAATTGGGATCAGGAATTCAAAAAAATGCGTGGATGGTTACAAGAGAATTACTATTTATACAATAGAGAATGGGTTTATAAAGATTTGAAGCCTAGAATAGTTTGTGAAAAATTACTAGAACAGGGCGAAAGAGGGGAACTTCAAGACTTCCGTTTTTTTTGTTTCTCAGGGGAGCCTAAATTCATAAGTGTGGATTTCAATATTACAGATAAGAAAAAAACACGAAGAAACTTATACGATCTAGATTGGAATTTAATGAGCCAAGAAATATCATATCCCAAAGAATTAAATATACAGGTTGAAAAACCAATACATTTAGATGAAATGATTAATTTGAGTAAGATTTTATCCCATGATTTTCCACATGCGAGAGTTGATTTTTATTATACAAAGGGAAGAGTTTTATTCGGTGAGATTACCTTTTTTCACCAAAGTGGTATGGGAATTATTAAACCAGAACAATTCGAGCTGAAGATGGGGGAATGGTTGGCTTTGCCTCAAAGGAATGTATGA